CCAGCGCGTGCGGACTGAGCCCACATCCATCTTCTGACCGTCCATCCGGTCAGCGAATTTCAGCTCGCGCCAGGTGCCGTCGGAAAACTCAGCGCTAACCGTAGCGAGGCGATTATTCTGATTCCAAATGGCGGGACTCTTGAAATAGCCGGGCTGCCAAAGAATCCGCCGGAGGGTAATCTCACGATCAAAATCGAAGCGAATCCACTCGCCGATGCCTGGGCCGTCGGCGCCTTCTATCCACGCGGTCGCGCGCTTTCCGTCGATCGCATTCGCAGCGTAATACGTGTTCGCTTGTACCGCGAGCCTAACGGATGAGGCTGAACTCGTGATTTTCAGTGGCGCACCGGTGGATGGCGACATTAACGTTTCGGCCGAATCGACCACTCCCGGACGCGTTCCCGCGGTTGGCGACGGGGGCGGTGTGGCGGTGCGCGCAACTTCTGGTTCCTTTTCGCGACTCTGTCGAAAAACAAACACTCCGGCAATCGCTACCAACGCGAGGAGCAAACCGACGATCGCAATCACGCCGACAGTCAACACCGGATTCGAACCTCGCGCCTCGCTAATTTCCGGCGAAGGGCGTCTGACGGCTTGATATGAAGGGACGGTCGGGCCA
The nucleotide sequence above comes from Pyrinomonadaceae bacterium. Encoded proteins:
- a CDS encoding discoidin domain-containing protein, which translates into the protein MKRCSKCHRAYEDDTLRFCLEDGSPLFDARDSEAPATEILPARGTPTLKSTGPTVPSYQAVRRPSPEISEARGSNPVLTVGVIAIVGLLLALVAIAGVFVFRQSREKEPEVARTATPPPSPTAGTRPGVVDSAETLMSPSTGAPLKITSSASSVRLAVQANTYYAANAIDGKRATAWIEGADGPGIGEWIRFDFDREITLRRILWQPGYFKSPAIWNQNNRLATVSAEFSDGTWRELKFADRMDGQKMDVGSVRTRWVKFVITAVHYGSDPDTALSEVAFEWEP